The following coding sequences are from one Apodemus sylvaticus chromosome X, mApoSyl1.1, whole genome shotgun sequence window:
- the LOC127675383 gene encoding cytochrome c oxidase subunit 7B, mitochondrial, which translates to MLPLAKNALTRLQVRSIQQVVARQSHQKRTPNFHDKYGNAILAGGGIFCISTWTYTATQIGIEWNLSPVGRVTPKEWRDQ; encoded by the exons ATGTTGCCCTTGGCCAAAAACGCACTAACCCGTCTCCAAG TTCGAAGCATTCAGCAAGTGGTGGCAAGGCAGAGCCATCAGAAGAGGACACCTAATTTCCATGACAAATATGGGAATGCTATATTAGCAGGTGGAGGCATCTTTTGTATTTCTACATGGACATAT ACAGCCACACAGATTGGAATAGAATGGAACCTGTCCCCTGTTGGCAGAGTCACCCCAAAAGAATGGAGAGATCAGTAG